GCCACAAAacttctcatttcattttctgaaccgctttattctcattagggtcgtggggggtgctgaagtcaATCCTAGCTGTTGCcggggcagaggcgggggacagcctgaatcggtggccagccgatcgctgaggagaccatgcacactcacaagcATACCTAGGggtgatttagagtgtccaatcagcctaccatgtatgttttgggaatgtgggaggaaacaagagtacccgtaggaaacccacgcaagcccgggcagaacatgcaaactccatacaggtggacgtCACCAGGACCCCAGATCTCTGAGGCCGACGCGCCACCGGGCCGCCTATGTCACCTAatctataatctttataaaGCATGATTTACGGATggatatgttaagattctcacgctacgtttgtccaaactgtGCATTGTAGAGAGTTGAACATTTTATAACGACCAGATACGGCTTTCGGGTACAAATAGAGGAGTGACTgaattttttctccttttcaaagtgtgtaaactcaagctttgGATTTGCTAGAGCTGAAAGCAGAGTCTATGTAGTGATCGTTGTTTTTACGTGATGTCCCTAAATGCACCGCATGGCTGATTGGTCGGCGATTTCCCAGCTGCACAaaaacaattttcttaccatgtTGACTATGCCTTTACTATAGATTTGTTCGTGTTCTTGTGTGGACTTTGTGTAGCCTTGACTGGCCctgttttgtttgctttttgagGTATAGCTGTCTTTGGGTCTCCTGTGCTTTGTAAATAGGGCATGGATGCAGAGTTATGGGTGCAAGTTGATGGTTGCCGTTAACACAATCAAATGATTGTAAACGTTCATTAAAAGTGTTGCTGCCTCTAGGTTGATTTGGGTAATTTGTGTTGGTGGTTATTGTTTCCAATGTGGTTAGGCTGACTGTGTGAGTGCTGCTGTCTTGGTTTATGGAAGATAAACTTCATTTTAACTTTAGCTCTCTCCAGAATATTCCTGTTTTCTTTTCAGGATCCCCAAGAATGAGAATTCTATTTCTACATATTCCTCAAACTGCTATTGTGTGCTACTTTATTTTGGTAtctgttaggtctgaaaatataACTTCAGGAGCGGGCCAAGagagagtgagatcaatttaaataggaaataggtttattaccagactgcaaagtggacagtgagagctcttacagtggagtcctgttcagcgcgatgttcctgcaactctagtcgaatgaccagtgagtgtgtcttaaatacaggcaaaacggACAGTTGTCaccaggactttggacagatacatttcagttatttgcagggcaaaaagtaattggtCAGTGTCGGACTGTtaagtatttgtgctgacatgtcaacccaatcacaagactaggattgattattcagtcagacagttgggtgtttatgctgacatgtcacccataaggatgactacgatgatGTTACGaaactaatacaatataaacaagcaattgcaaagagagtttgtcttatcttacagtATCCTACTGACGCTTTCGCCTGATTGAAATCAACTGCTGAATTGCTTCTCATATCATATCTGTACATTATGCTTGATTAAATTGAAGTGCTGAGCTTCCGTATCATGCCTGTACATCACTGTATACAAATGTTTGGTGTGCTACGCGTGTAACtgaaattttaatttctcatctaacccatttttcaaaagatatttattctttatagcgcaacaactgtcttttggtcaaaaacaAGCAGGTGGCACTGGGGAAGCTGGGCACCTCTGCTTGTAGATGACAAACGAGACCATATTTACCCAGAGAACAATAAtgttgaaaagaaagaaaaacaatcacttATAAGTGGACTGCAAAGCTCCTACTTGGTATTCTTCATCATAACactgtcatgttttgtttgggCTCCAAatgcaattttgcatttttatactACAACCACTTTTCCATGCATGTTGAAAACACAATTggaatattgttattatttcaatACTAATTTTCCTGTTTCTAAGCAAGCTGCTCACAGGTGTTCACTTCTACCACTTATCCATCTTTTCCAGTGTTTCcccatttacatttgtttaaacACTTAATGCGTTTCATGATGTTTATTCAAACCAGCAGTCTGTGTACAGTGCACACCCTGTTATCGGTGTGTGAGTGGTGAACATTTCCAAGCTGGATGTAAAATCCGAATTGTCAGAAAAGCCCCTTTAAACGGCTAATGGTTGCCCCTGCAGGACGAATGTCAACCATTAATGGAGAAAGTCCCAACTATTTATACATTGTGGCAGTGGAGATTCAATGGGAGGGCTAAGACAATGCCCACCCTGTAAAGAGACATTGCGTTGTTCCAAACCTTGCCAAAAACAGCACTGGACGGAACACGAGCACAATTACACTTACCTGCAATGTCGGCAAAAAGTCTTTAGGCGGATTGCCCGGGTACCTTTTAAGGTGGTGTATGTTTAaactggtgtatgtttaagctggtgtatgtttaaacTGGTGTATTTTTAAGATGGTgaatgtttaagctggtgtatgtttaagctggtgtatgtttaagatggtgtatgtttaaattGGTGTATGTTTAAATTGGTGTAGGCTTAAgttggtgtatgttttgccatgtttGGCTGTGTGAATTAGTGTGATGCGccttgtgtgtcaaatacaaaaatagtacttgttactgcgcctttaaatgagGTGCACCAAATAATCAAGAAAATACGGCAGTGAAAAGAATGCGGAGAGGATTGTCACTCCTTCTCAATCTCAGAGAATGAAATTGGCTGTATTGACAGATTGCAAATGACTATTTCTCTCTCAAAGATTCTGAGCCAGTCAAACGTTCATGTCAGTGCCCCAGTTACCTCCATGATATAGCACAGGTGAGAAAGTTAAACTCATCATACTCCTCGCTGGCCGTGTGTCAGTaaaaaaagttggattgaggaagcAACAACAAGTCCCTATTGTGATGATTTCTCCCTGTATTTCAAGCGTAAATACAGGGTGTAACACTTGTTTACACAACATTATGCACTTTGCTCCTGACTACAGATAATAGCTTAACATTAGTACCTAGTACCCatataatctcattttctgaaccgctttatcctcattagggtcgtggggggtgctggatcctatctcagctgacttcgggccagaggcggggtacaccctgaattggtggccagccgatcgcaggagaCAAGCAGACGAAAattcatgcacactcacacccaaaaCTAAAGGCAGTGGCGGTCCATGCATTTCCTGGTGACGCCTTCagcaaaaatgattttatggctataaaacctctactgcagctacagctgcgacacaaaaaaataatcaataacaacttcatacaattgaaatattatttaggaatatagccatattttactcaccaaaaatcctttttaactgtacaaaaTATCTGTCCCCCTTTCTTtacttcttttctatcgccatcaaagctaatgccgAAAGTCAAGCCTGTCTTCTCaaatttctggcatacgtttttattagatttagtgctgaaaatgttggtTACCGGTTGTGATAGGCTTGCTtactttggagttgtccgacctttcttaatgatggccagctttgttttcttgaaaagtctgtcttgaaaatggctttgacaagAAATCTGcaatcaaatcaatttcttctcttccttctgcctttgcgggttgacaaaaccgctatcaaatcaacatttgcttgtgcagctcgcttcAGATACAGCTtgctagctctggctagtccactttatcactagccaatcatagttggtgaaagcgatgacgtattcCTACGCCTGcaacaaggcaatgacgtaACCCTGCGCCTGCAagatggccttggtgtcaccaaatcgaattctgttAGGTTAAGTCAACAGTCTTATTGAttagcttgtttaatgcagcaaagccagcagaactgattgtgaaggcctctgaccctggcaacaaataatggctgaaaatgtgattggttaaatgcttcaatatgaaaacacacatctggaagcagtccAACCAGGGCGGAAAGTAATGAAAGGAAGCCAACAgacattttgaaattatttaatacgttttcatggacaaaatgtaattaaaatcaGGCTgtaattcagatatttctttggCCGGCAGAGAAGGCCGTGAAGGCCCTGACTGCACACCACTGCCTaaagtccaatcagcctaacatgcatgatttgggatttgggagaaaaccggaatacccgaaggaaacccacgcaggcccagggagaacatgcaaactctacaccaggggtggccaacccgcggctcgcgagacGGATGCGGCTCTTTGGCCGggttcatgcggctcttacgtccatatcaaagttttttttttttttttttttttgcgtgacaccatgctgacatcgcccagaaatttccaaaagtgactgaatttcacaagcacaagttggccactttgaaaagtcaggcagaaaagcagacacatattttgcaaaaatttacgaagcactcagagacggtaacgcttgtgttttatttgtatttgcgtgtgcgcttcgcttgagttcaatacggtattttcgtcaaatgcgcatCTGCCTGGGATGAAAGTACGTACCTCAAAGTGTCCCAGATTTGAGTAAACAATTTGTGTcaagctcgctctcaaaatggaagggaaaaaatgcacagcaaaacgaaaatatgaagatgaacacaggacgtttttaacagagtgggagagtttatatttttttgttgaacgtAATGGCAAGCCATTCTGCCTTATATGCCAGGCGTCATTAGCGCATTTCAAAGCTTCAAATCTTCAGCGCCACTTCAGCTCACTCCATGCTGACATCGCCAAGAAATTTCCAAAAGGGACTGAACTTCACAAGCACAagttggccactttgaaaagtcaggcagaaaagcagacacatattttgcaaaaaattacaaagCACTCAGAGACGGTAACGCTTGCATCGTATCAACTGGCTTGGAACATTGCACGGGCCAAAAAGCCATACAATGAAGgggagttcattaaaaaatgcctcGGTGACGTTGTTGAAATCTTGTCTCCTGAAAACGACAAACTAAAACGAATGGTATCAGACGTCCAACTGTCCTGCCACACTGTTGAACACAGAATATCAGATATTAACACGTCTATTGAATCACAGTTGCACTCTGACCTACAAGCATGTGAGTATTTTAGTGTCGCATTGGATGAGAGTTGTGACATACAAGACAAGCCTCAGTTAGCAATATTTGTACGGTCTGTGTCAAACGATTGTTTGATCAAAGAAGAACTCCTTGATATTGTGCCATTAAAAGAAAGAACACGTGGCATAGACGTGAAAGAAACAATGATGGCTGCATTTGCGAAAGCAAATCTGCCAATAGCAAAACTAACTGCAATAGCCACGGATGGAGCGCCAGCCATGATCGGATCTGTTAACGGGCTGGTGGGGCTGTGCCAAGCTGACCAAACATTTCCCGGGTTTTGGAATTTCCACTGCATCATCCACAGGGAGCAACTCGTgtctaaatcattgaatttagaCAACGTCATGAAGCCTGTGATGGAAATTGTCAACTACATCCGCACACATGCGCTTAACCACAGGCAATTCAAGAATCTCATCGCTGCACTGGACCAAGGGCTTCCAGGTGACTTGCCGCTGCACTGCACTGTGAGGTGGCTATCAAAAGGCCAGGTACTCTCTCGCTTCTTTGAGCTTTTGGATGCCGTGAAACTGTTCATGGAAGAGAAGGACAAGGACTATCCCGTGCTCTCGGACCTCGAGTGGATTATGGATCTGGCCTTTTTGGTCGACATGCTGTGTCACTTGGACAGACTGAACCTGACCTTGCAGGGTAAGTTAAAAATGCTGCCTGACCTGGTTCAAAGTGTGTTTGCGTTTGTCAACAAACTGAAGCTGTTCAAGGCGCATATTCAAAAGGGAGATTTAACGCATTTCCCCACTTTGCTAAAAGCCACTAGCGCCGCCTTGAataagcaaagagccagatatgcAACACTGGTTGAAAACCTGCACGAAAGCTTTGTGGCCCGGTTCCGTGATCTACAACTGAAAAGGCCACAGATTACGTTTCTCGTCGACCCATTTAATGCTGAGACGGACTGTCTGAAAGCCCTGCTGGTCACAGATGAGGCTGCGGCTGAGTTGGAGATGATCGATCTTTGTGAGGAGGATCAACTGAAACCTGCCTTAAGAGAAGGGACCATTGAGTTCTGGAAAAGTGTGCCAATGGAAAAATACCCCAATGTTAAACAGGCTCCGCTTAAGATACTGTCAATGTTTGGGTCAACATACGTCTGCGAGTCTGTATTTTCTACCCTAAAACACGTGAAATCAAAGCATCGATCGGTTCTGACTGACACCCATGTGAAAGAATTGCTTCGAGTGGCAACAACAGAATACAAGCCAGATTTGAAGAGGATTGTTCAAGGCAAGGAATGCCAGAAGTCGCACTAAATAACATgcacagtaaaagaaaaacgctgttgtaaattattattattttttttgtggacttggttgaactgagagtttgtctgtgtgagacagtgcacacaatgttcattgtttatAATGACTGGccagtgctgttagtactgtaggagtcaatttatgtcattactatgctggtgtgtgacaataaatctggctgagcaaaggtatgtgtgtgatgtggctctttgcggtaacacagtaaaaaatgtggctcttggtctctgactggttaaTGGTCCCTTCTCTTAAGGCAGGTTTCAGTTGATCCTCCTCACAAAGATCGATCATCTCCAACTCAGCCGCAGCCTCATCTGTGACCAGCAGGGCTTTCAGACAGTCCGTCTCAGCATTAAATGGGTCGACGAGAAACGTAATCTGTGGCCTTTTCAGTTGTAGATCACGGAACCGGGCCACAAAGCTTTCGTGCAGGTTTTCAACCAGTGTTgcatatctggctctttgcttatTCAAGGCGGCGCTAGTGGCTTTTAGCAAAGTGGGGAAATGCGTTAAATCTCCCTTTTGAATATGCGCCTTGAACAGCTTCAGTTTGTTGACAAACGCAAACACACTTTGAACCAGGTCAGGCAGCATTTTTAACTTACCCTGCAAGGTCAGGTTCAGTCTGTCCAAGTGACACAGCATGTCGACCAAAAAGGCCAGATCCATAATCCACTCGAGGTCCGAGAGCACGGGATAGTCCTTGTCCTTCTCTTCCATGAACAGTTTCACGGCATCCAAAAGCTCAAAGAAGCGAGAGAGTACCTGGCCTTTTGATAGCCACCTCACAGTGCAGTGCAGCGGCAAGTCACCTGGAAGCCCTTGGTCCAGTGCAGCGATGAGATTCTTGAATTGCCTGTGGTTAAGCGCATGTGTGCGGATGTAGTTGACAATTTCCATCACAGGCTTCATGACGTTGtctaaattcaatgatttagacACGAGTTGCTCCCTGTGGATGATGCAGTGGAAATTCCAAAACCCGGGAAATGTTTGGTCAGCTTGGCACAGCCCCACCAGCCCGTTAACAGATCCGATCATGGCTGGCGCTCCATCCGTGGCTATTGCAGTTAGTTTTGCTATTGGCAGATTTGCTTTCGCAAATGCAGCCATCATTGTTTCTTTCACGTCTATGCCACGTGTTCTTTCTTTTAATGGCACAATATCAAGGAGTTCTTCTTTGATCAAACAATCGTTTGACACAGACCGTACAAATATTGCTAACTGAGGCTTGTCTTGTATGTCACAACTCTCATCCAATGCGACACTAAAATACTCACATGCTTGTAGGTCAGAGTGCAACTGTGATTCAATAGACGTGTTAATATCTGATATTCTGTGTTCAACAGTGTGGCAGGACAGTTGGACGTCTGATACCATTCGTTTTAGTTTGTCGTTTTCAGGAGACAAGATTTCAACAACGTCACCgaggcattttttaatgaactcccCTTCATTGTATGGCTTTTTGGCCCGTGCAATGTTCCAAGCCAGTTGATACGATGCAAGCGTTACCGTCTCTGAGTGCTTTgtaaatttttgcaaaatatgtgtctgcttttctgcctgacttttcaaagtggccaactTGTGCTTGTGAAGTTCAGTCCCTTTTGGAAATTTCTTGGCGATGTCAGCATGGAGTGAGCTGAAGTGGCGCTGAAGATTTGAAGCTTTGAAATGCGCTAATGACGCCTGGCATATAAGGCAGAATGGCTTGCCATTacgttcaacaaaaaaatataaactctcccactctgttaaaaacgtcctgtgttcatcttcatattttcgttttgctgtgcattttttcccttccattttgagagcgagcttgACACAAATTGTTTACTCAAATCTGGGACACTTTGACGTACGTACTTTCATCCCAGGCAGatgcgcatttgacgaaaataccgtattgaactcaagcgaagcgcacacgcaaatacaaataaaacacaagcgttaccgtctctgagtgcttcgtaaatttttgcaaaatatgtgtctgcttttctgcctgacttttcaaagtggccaacttgtgcttgtgaaattcagtcacttttggaaatttctgggcgatgtcagcatggtgtcacgcaaaaaaaaaaaaaaaaaaaaaaactttgatatggacgtaagagccgcatgaaaccggccaaagagccgcatgcggctcgcgagccgcgggttggccacccctgatctatgaCATCAAACACTAGTAGTAATGAGTGGccttttattcaattttgaaaagaaaGTCTCACgaaataaaaagtacattttgttgTTAATCTGTCATGCAAGTCTAAAGTGGGGTGGCCTGGTGAAGCAAGTGGTTaccacgtcggcctcacacctCCGGGGTCCTGGGTCAGGTCAGGTCCacttgtttggagtttgcatgttctccccgggcctgcgtgggtttcctcctggTACTCTGGGCTCCTCCCActgtccaaaaacatgcacggtacgctgattggacactcgaaattgccccaaggtgtgagtgtgcatggttgtccgttttcttgtgccctgcaatcagctggccactcatttagggtgtcccctgcgtCTGGCCTGAacccagctgggataggctccatttCCCTGTacaaccttaatgaggataaattggttcagaaaaagaatgaatgaatgaatgaatgaaagaattgtAGGTCATTTATCTATTTTATAGAATACATTGGGATCTAAGACAAAGCGTTATCTTCAGTTGATTTTTTCAAAATCTGCCAACATTCAGCTTCTATCCTATTGTATACCCCTGACCAACCTCTACTTAATCAAAAAACAGTGGtagcttgagatacgagctgaaTTTGTTCCAGGAATGGGCTATTATGTCTATATTCTCGTAAATTGAACGAAGTAACActtaactagtggtttaatattggtaaaatgtgtttaatagtactaaaattatccGGATTTCAAAGGGGGGAGAGAGGCGGTgcgctttttgcacggcaacacgctcgtatgataacataaacaaatttgaatgaacttggattacgatgcagacacactcaaaaataaatttaatctaaccttacgctaaacttaattaaaattttgtattaaagtttgatacctttcttctcccggattggctgtatttgccctgcctccaccctgactttcactatcgatgggctgtttgcttttgtattcccttcaaaacatTACGAAAttttgcacacaaatgtcctcacaataggataatgcatgaccacttgccaacgagaagtaatatatactcggCGTGTTAGCGATTGCTCCGCCATTCGCTCCTggtgacgggaaaaaaaaccaCTGAAGGCCCAGTACTTGTAGATATCTGAtttacacgaaagagatgtggcaaaaaagacagtgcgctacaatgataaacagcttctcatgtcttggccacctggctttctcgtatctcgaaatatGTCTTGTATCTagggataattatttgctcgaaattttgcttgtatctcgaattgctcgtatttcGGGGTGCTcgcatgtcgaggtaccactgtactgcaACCAATAGCatcatctttttgtttttgttgttgtttttgtctcaaAATGGTGAATATCTCCTCATCTACCTACATGATGGCCTTTAGGTTCAATCCTTTTTTACTTTCAACCTAATTTCTTTTCAATTGAAATatctcaaaatatattaaagacaaatttaaatttgtttttaaaaagggaacatttcaatAACTGaaattttctgttaaaaaagatctatcaatgaatacattttttagtcagcataaacactcacaCTACCTACTCACCTACTTTTTCTTTTGGAGAAGTCGAACTAGAATAGCACCTGCAAGACCAGTGTATGTCATGGTTATGACCTCATCTTCATAACAGCAGGATTTATTCACTGCCTCACAATGCCAGCGGTACACATTGTGAGCACATGTGCGCCATTAGTGCTTGTGTTGTTTTGAGGAAATCAATGTATGTGTGAGCACACAATAACCAAAAGATTTGCTGATGATGAGGTAGACGTCCATCCCATTCAGGCTTCAAGGCCATAAGAAATtaacatcccaaaaacagcTTCCGATCTGATGGGTTCGAGTGAGTTTTACACATAAATTACCGTAGAGAATCAGCCAAATCAACTTTCAATTTTCCAGCACTAAAATGCTCAGTAAAGGGAGATGTTCTTTTAAGGGCTGCCATgtaagcctgtttttttttttatttagtaccttttttctctcttggCTTCTTTGACATTGGTGTTTGGCAAGGAAATTTGTCAATTTGACGGCAGCTCTTCAATCATTCGTCACCATGAGACAGTTAGAGAGGCAAGGTAAAACAGAATCTGTGGTTCACTTGTATCTTTCAACCTACTATCTCCAAAACTGAAGTAAACTTTTTCCATGCGGATGAAGAGGTAAAGAGCACGCTGCTCacaagcatgcatttttttcttttaatgataCCTTGTTGCCATCAATCTTGAATTTTGAGGCTGGCCAGTATGGGTTCAGTTTGTGAGACAACAAAAATTTGGATTTGGAACTAGACAGTTGCAAAATAAGgagtccaaaaataaaaaaatacaaatgaaaaacagccAGAGGAATCAGAATgagcagaaaatgaattaacacCCATTGCTGGAACAATGGTGGGCCATTCAAGACATCTAAATATTTTCATAACAAGCCTTATTCACTGGAGATTTAATAAGAATAGATTTTCATGTTCAATTATTTTGAGTCTATTAGGACTGGAGGCCTGGCTAAAAtaaattttcaataaaaaaaatgcgtgTAGTCAAAGTTCAAGAACTTGAAAGTGAGTGTATATATTGAGAATATTTCCTTATCTGTTTCCTTttcgttttgttttgttttgcttttttttttaaaaaaaagactagattttccaaatgtttttatcctttcattcatttccgaactgcttatcctcacaaggatcgtggAGGTGCTGGACTCTaaccagctaactatgggcaccaggtgggggacaccccaaATCGGTGGCTGGCCAtttgcaggccacaaggagacggacaactattgaccttcacactcacacctaggggaaatttagtgtttaaccagcctatattgcatgtttttgggatgtaggaagaaactggagtacctagagaaaacaaGCCTAACcccggataa
This region of Stigmatopora nigra isolate UIUO_SnigA chromosome 6, RoL_Snig_1.1, whole genome shotgun sequence genomic DNA includes:
- the LOC144198349 gene encoding general transcription factor II-I repeat domain-containing protein 2A-like, whose translation is MMAAFAKANLPIAKLTAIATDGAPAMIGSVNGLVGLCQADQTFPGFWNFHCIIHREQLVSKSLNLDNVMKPVMEIVNYIRTHALNHRQFKNLIAALDQGLPGDLPLHCTVRWLSKGQVLSRFFELLDAVKLFMEEKDKDYPVLSDLEWIMDLAFLVDMLCHLDRLNLTLQATSAALNKQRARYATLVENLHESFVARFRDLQLKRPQITFLVDPFNAETDCLKALLVTDEAAAELEMIDLCEEDQLKPALREGTIEFWKSVPMEKYPNVKQAPLKILSMFGSTYVCESVFSTLKHVKSKHRSVLTDTHVKELLRVATTEYKPDLKRIVQGKECQKSH
- the LOC144197735 gene encoding general transcription factor II-I repeat domain-containing protein 2A-like, coding for MMAAFAKANLPIAKLTAIATDGAPAMIGSVNGLVGLCQADQTFPGFWNFHCIIHREQLVSKSLNLDNVMKPVMEIVNYIRTHALNHRQFKNLIAALDQGLPGDLPLHCTVRWLSKGQVLSRFFELLDAVKLFMEEKDKDYPVLSDLEWIMDLAFLVDMLCHLDRLNLTLQATSAALNKQRARYATLVENLHESFVARFRDLQLKRPQITFLVDPFNAETDCLKALLVTDEAAAELEMIDLCEEDQLKPALREGTINQSETKSHIFYCY